From the Bacteroidales bacterium genome, one window contains:
- a CDS encoding TrkA family potassium uptake protein, whose amino-acid sequence MKAIVIGLGNFGNTLAIRLTQMGHEVIGVDKDMNKVQLIKDDITHSICMDSTDSHAVAALPLRDADVVVVAIGEDVGASIMTTALMKQMKVKQIISRAISPLHETVLEAMEINEIMHPEQETAVRLAKKINLKGFINAYEVTSDHNVVEIEAPASYFGKKLSELNLTQRFNVLVLTTIKIKNHLSLLGIKGKKRVVQEVASKDTIIEQDDILLVYGAVNDIKRMIAAEE is encoded by the coding sequence ATGAAAGCAATTGTTATTGGGCTTGGAAATTTTGGCAATACATTAGCCATTCGGCTTACACAAATGGGGCATGAAGTCATTGGCGTTGATAAAGATATGAACAAGGTTCAGCTTATTAAAGATGATATTACACATTCTATATGTATGGATAGCACCGACAGCCATGCAGTCGCCGCCTTGCCTCTCAGAGATGCGGATGTGGTTGTGGTAGCTATAGGCGAAGATGTGGGGGCCTCCATAATGACAACAGCTCTCATGAAACAAATGAAAGTAAAACAAATAATTAGCCGTGCTATTTCTCCTTTGCATGAAACCGTGCTGGAAGCTATGGAAATAAATGAAATTATGCACCCGGAACAGGAAACGGCCGTCAGGCTGGCAAAAAAAATTAACCTGAAAGGGTTTATCAATGCATACGAAGTAACCAGCGACCACAATGTTGTTGAAATTGAAGCCCCGGCAAGTTATTTTGGAAAAAAACTCAGCGAACTGAACCTGACACAAAGGTTTAATGTATTGGTGCTGACAACCATTAAAATAAAAAACCACTTAAGCCTTCTTGGAATAAAAGGCAAAAAAAGAGTTGTACAAGAAGTGGCTTCGAAAGATACAATTATTGAACAGGATGATATTCTCCTTGTTTACGGAGCTGTAAACGACATAAAAAGAATGATTGCCGCTGAAGAATAA
- a CDS encoding ATPase — translation MAKTSYTLLNFRKKFYKWNSSLSFFLSIISFLIIVYEFGIYSTDKNRDVFEYIYFYSIIIIGGLKILRYLVLFPKKLPIEVWIFDSLFILAVALLATGKFHYYNNTYWLWKLVNNNIWLYVMISLIFFKKISGLGIGLSHKRFNPALIFVLSFLILIILGTLLLLLPNATHNGISIMNALFTSTSAVCVTGLTVVDTAKDFTLFGQTIILILIQLGGIGIMTFTSFFSFFFKGKTTFHSQLLLGQITNSENFAEIFDVFKKIIIITFLIEGIGAAIIFFNLDSSYFINNNENIFFSVFHSVSAFCGAGFTTITDGFYNINIRFNYPIHLVASFLIILGGIGFHILFNFYKYLKHFFLNRVFKWNKYREVIHQAWVINLNTRIVFITTLVLLIAGTVIIYFLEYNYSLEEHKGLGKVVTAFFASVTPRSAGLHTFNTGSLLTPTILIIILLMWIGGSPASVAGGIKTSTFALAILNVISLARGKDRVELYRRKVSDISLRRAHAIIFLSLIVIGISVLLVSSFDPDKKLLDIVFECFSAYSTVGLSLGITQQLSEPSKFIIILTMFLGRMGTLTIMMAILKKVTHLSYKYPEENILIN, via the coding sequence ATGGCAAAAACCTCATATACATTGCTTAATTTCAGAAAGAAATTTTATAAATGGAACAGCTCGCTTTCATTTTTCCTGAGTATCATTAGCTTTTTAATTATTGTATACGAGTTTGGGATTTACAGCACCGATAAAAATCGTGATGTTTTTGAATACATCTATTTTTATTCAATAATTATTATTGGCGGGTTGAAAATTCTAAGATATCTCGTTTTATTCCCCAAAAAATTACCTATTGAGGTTTGGATATTTGACTCACTTTTCATTCTTGCAGTTGCTTTGCTGGCAACAGGGAAATTTCATTATTACAACAATACTTATTGGCTTTGGAAATTGGTCAATAATAACATCTGGCTGTATGTAATGATTTCTTTGATTTTTTTTAAGAAAATTTCCGGTCTGGGTATAGGACTTAGCCATAAACGCTTTAATCCCGCCCTGATTTTTGTGCTGAGTTTTCTAATATTAATCATTTTGGGGACATTATTGCTTTTGCTGCCCAATGCTACACATAACGGCATCAGCATTATGAATGCGCTTTTTACTTCCACAAGTGCAGTTTGTGTTACTGGACTGACTGTGGTTGATACAGCAAAGGATTTTACACTATTCGGACAAACTATTATTCTGATTTTGATTCAGCTGGGAGGAATAGGCATTATGACATTTACCAGTTTTTTCAGCTTTTTTTTTAAAGGCAAGACAACATTTCACAGCCAGCTTTTGTTAGGACAGATAACCAACTCAGAAAATTTTGCAGAGATATTTGATGTATTTAAAAAAATCATAATAATTACTTTCTTAATCGAAGGTATAGGTGCTGCTATCATTTTTTTCAACTTAGACAGCAGTTACTTCATAAATAACAATGAAAATATTTTCTTCTCAGTGTTTCATTCCGTTTCAGCTTTTTGCGGGGCAGGGTTTACCACCATAACGGATGGTTTTTACAACATCAATATAAGGTTTAATTATCCAATTCATTTAGTAGCATCATTTCTGATTATATTAGGTGGTATTGGGTTCCACATCCTTTTTAATTTTTATAAATACCTGAAACATTTTTTTTTAAACAGGGTCTTTAAATGGAATAAATACAGAGAGGTTATTCATCAGGCATGGGTAATAAACCTGAATACACGAATTGTTTTTATCACAACCCTCGTATTGCTGATTGCCGGAACTGTAATTATTTATTTTTTGGAATACAATTACTCTCTCGAAGAACATAAAGGTTTGGGAAAGGTTGTAACTGCTTTTTTTGCGTCCGTAACACCACGTTCGGCAGGGCTGCATACCTTTAACACAGGATCACTGCTGACTCCTACTATTTTAATAATTATCCTGTTGATGTGGATTGGGGGCTCCCCGGCATCCGTAGCCGGAGGGATAAAAACAAGCACTTTTGCTTTAGCTATATTAAATGTAATAAGTCTGGCAAGGGGAAAAGACAGGGTTGAGTTATACCGCAGAAAGGTATCCGACATTTCATTGAGAAGAGCCCATGCTATCATTTTTTTATCTCTTATTGTAATTGGTATTTCGGTATTACTCGTTTCAAGCTTCGACCCGGATAAAAAACTGCTCGATATTGTTTTTGAGTGTTTTTCCGCATATAGTACTGTTGGCCTCAGTCTGGGCATTACACAGCAACTCTCTGAGCCCAGTAAATTTATCATTATTTTAACCATGTTCTTGGGCAGAATGGGAACGCTAACAATCATGATGGCTATTTTAAAGAAAGTAACACATTTGAGCTATAAATATCCTGAAGAAAATATTTTAATTAATTAA
- a CDS encoding TetR/AcrR family transcriptional regulator, with translation MSEIDIKNTIVKSATFYFSKYGFHKTTMDEIARHIHKAKGVLYYYFKSKEDLFNEALKNELNHVKAELLHILSIKEDPLTILKKYILTRLKLLSKVIIYHETIKADFFEEYAFVKDVRDDFARFEYAQLKQVMERGKKEGYLEIKNMDRNVNILIMLLYSIEFPLFLQNKYAEYAGTIEELAAIVMNSLKTQQKK, from the coding sequence ATGTCAGAAATTGATATTAAAAATACGATTGTTAAATCTGCAACATTTTATTTTTCTAAATATGGATTCCATAAAACTACCATGGATGAAATAGCCAGGCATATTCATAAAGCCAAGGGGGTGCTTTATTACTATTTTAAAAGCAAAGAAGATCTTTTTAATGAAGCATTAAAAAATGAATTAAATCATGTAAAAGCTGAATTACTGCACATTCTTTCAATAAAAGAAGATCCTTTAACAATACTAAAAAAATACATTCTTACACGATTAAAACTTTTAAGCAAGGTTATCATTTATCATGAAACCATAAAGGCAGATTTCTTTGAAGAATACGCATTTGTTAAAGATGTCAGAGACGACTTTGCCCGATTTGAATATGCTCAACTTAAACAGGTAATGGAAAGGGGTAAAAAGGAAGGGTATCTTGAAATAAAAAACATGGATAGGAATGTGAATATATTGATTATGCTACTTTATAGTATTGAATTCCCATTGTTTTTGCAAAATAAATATGCAGAATATGCAGGTACCATAGAGGAACTTGCAGCCATTGTAATGAACAGCTTGAAAACACAGCAAAAAAAATAG